A part of Thiohalorhabdus sp. Cl-TMA genomic DNA contains:
- a CDS encoding surface lipoprotein assembly modifier: MAGLLGASSAVHAQSELAPLREMVQQGRMEAAYQWALEHRAEYEGRSGFDFYYGTAAIDTGHVAEGIFALERVLMRKPGLDRARLELARGYFLLGEDRRAREEFRTVLAHDPPQAVVATVERFLEAIRRRADRYETVLTAYAEMGAGYDTNVNSATDADSVAIFDGALQLELSDSSQEQADLFLRSAAGGTVRHPLSPDTGVYGGIDVRGRFHPDESDFDTGLLAGRAGWEWRGIDTRLRLTARAQRFFLDAGPYRDSYGLGGDLRYTLTDTTAGTGFARVNRIEYTGQSIRDSKMLTVGVGGSHLFLGAYQPAVSASLYAGRELADDNSDAAEAIAERTLYGLQAGLRFVLDPDWTLRVNGQARYSGYGEEHALFGETRKETYYQADVALDWRYDRHWSAGPRLRHSRNDANIALYEYQRTQLWVQVRYDYF; the protein is encoded by the coding sequence TTGGCGGGACTTCTGGGGGCTTCCTCGGCGGTCCACGCGCAGTCGGAGCTGGCGCCCCTGCGGGAGATGGTCCAGCAGGGGCGGATGGAGGCCGCCTACCAGTGGGCCCTGGAGCACCGCGCCGAGTACGAGGGGCGGTCCGGCTTCGACTTCTACTACGGCACCGCGGCCATCGACACCGGCCACGTGGCCGAGGGCATCTTCGCCCTGGAGCGCGTCCTCATGCGGAAGCCGGGCCTGGACCGGGCGCGCCTGGAGCTGGCGCGCGGCTACTTCCTGCTCGGCGAGGACCGGCGGGCCCGGGAGGAATTCCGCACCGTCCTCGCCCATGACCCGCCCCAGGCGGTGGTGGCCACCGTGGAGCGCTTCCTGGAGGCCATCCGCCGCCGCGCCGACCGCTACGAGACCGTCCTCACCGCCTACGCCGAGATGGGCGCCGGCTACGACACCAACGTCAACAGCGCCACCGACGCCGACAGCGTCGCCATCTTCGACGGCGCCCTGCAGCTCGAGCTGAGCGATTCCAGCCAGGAGCAGGCGGACCTCTTCCTGCGCTCCGCCGCCGGCGGCACCGTCCGCCATCCGCTGAGCCCCGACACCGGCGTCTACGGCGGCATCGACGTCCGCGGCCGCTTTCATCCCGACGAGAGCGACTTCGACACCGGGCTGCTGGCCGGCCGCGCCGGCTGGGAGTGGCGCGGCATCGACACCCGGCTGCGCCTAACGGCGCGCGCCCAGCGCTTCTTCCTGGACGCCGGCCCCTACCGCGACAGCTACGGCCTGGGCGGTGACCTGCGCTACACCTTGACCGACACCACGGCGGGAACCGGCTTCGCCCGGGTCAACCGCATCGAGTACACCGGACAGTCCATCCGCGACTCCAAGATGCTGACCGTCGGTGTCGGCGGCTCCCACCTGTTCCTCGGCGCCTACCAGCCGGCGGTGTCCGCTTCCCTGTACGCCGGGCGGGAATTGGCCGACGACAATTCCGACGCCGCCGAGGCCATCGCCGAGCGGACCCTCTACGGCCTGCAAGCGGGACTGCGCTTCGTCCTCGATCCCGATTGGACATTGCGTGTCAACGGCCAGGCGCGTTATAGCGGATACGGGGAGGAGCATGCTCTGTTCGGCGAGACCCGTAAGGAAACCTACTACCAGGCCGACGTGGCCCTGGACTGGCGGTACGACCGGCACTGGAGCGCCGGCCCCCGTCTGCGCCACAGCCGCAACGACGCCAACATCGCCCTCTACGAGTACCAGCGCACCCAGCTCTGGGTGCAGGTCCGGTACGACTACTTCTAG